From bacterium, a single genomic window includes:
- a CDS encoding glycosyltransferase: MDFFDLFLWYSAWLYFFGLTVLAIGFCLYKPHRASSYNPLVSVVIAARNEEVHIDRCLAALSEQTYPADRMEIIVVNDRSTDGTENVVQTWSKKIPHLKIVSIREASKSMAPKKFAVDSGIRNSKGEIILCTDADCRPERAWVATMIEHFTPEVGMVLGYSPLWPVHPNSLFENFVACESIGLGVVAASTTALHKPWTVTGRSWGYRRGVYDEVGGFTKIALQVSGDDDLLLGLMKKTKWKIAYAIGEQANVRTDPPKSINHFRNQKTRQLSKTRLYSFKMQISVMWYYLFNVALIVSLFFAVLYSEQWRTVVWAWSLKMFSDVIFLSAGAYRFRVLLFLKYYPFLVLIHPVYVLTFGLLGRFGRYTWKDTPVAQGEARS, translated from the coding sequence ATGGTTATATTTTTTTGGATTGACGGTTTTAGCCATTGGTTTTTGTTTGTATAAACCACACCGCGCTTCAAGTTATAATCCTCTCGTCTCTGTCGTTATTGCGGCACGTAATGAAGAAGTCCATATAGACCGCTGTTTAGCAGCGCTTTCGGAACAGACGTATCCTGCCGATCGGATGGAAATCATCGTGGTTAATGACCGTTCGACCGACGGAACAGAGAATGTCGTACAAACATGGTCTAAAAAAATTCCCCATTTGAAAATCGTCTCGATTCGTGAGGCATCCAAGTCCATGGCGCCAAAAAAATTTGCTGTGGATAGCGGAATACGGAACTCTAAGGGTGAGATAATTCTGTGTACAGATGCCGATTGCCGACCGGAGCGTGCGTGGGTTGCAACCATGATCGAACATTTTACACCGGAAGTGGGTATGGTGTTGGGGTATTCACCGTTGTGGCCGGTTCATCCGAATTCGTTATTCGAAAATTTTGTTGCTTGCGAAAGTATAGGGTTAGGTGTTGTAGCCGCTTCGACTACGGCATTACATAAACCATGGACCGTGACAGGTCGTAGCTGGGGTTATCGGCGTGGCGTGTATGACGAAGTCGGCGGCTTTACAAAAATTGCACTTCAGGTGTCAGGCGATGACGATTTATTGCTGGGTTTGATGAAAAAAACAAAGTGGAAGATCGCCTATGCGATAGGGGAGCAAGCCAATGTACGGACCGACCCGCCGAAAAGTATAAACCACTTTCGTAATCAGAAAACGCGCCAGTTATCTAAAACCCGCCTGTATTCGTTTAAAATGCAAATCAGTGTGATGTGGTATTATTTGTTTAATGTGGCGCTGATCGTATCACTTTTTTTTGCGGTTTTGTATTCTGAGCAATGGCGTACCGTTGTTTGGGCTTGGTCACTGAAAATGTTTTCGGACGTTATATTTTTGTCGGCCGGTGCGTATCGGTTTCGAGTCTTATTGTTTTTAAAATATTATCCGTTTCTTGTTCTAATTCATCCGGTATATGTATTGACGTTTGGTCTATTAGGACGATTTGGCCGGTATACCTGGAAAGATACGCCCGTGGCACAAGGAGAAGCGCGGTCATGA
- a CDS encoding glycosyltransferase, producing MIEMILFIVMGVYFASYVFGVMWILMGLFFPHRVFSKKQPNVSVIVAARNEADNIRYCAESLAAQDYPKDQYEIILVNDRSEDQTLAIMQAFVKKFPEQFRIVSVQDKPLDASGKKYALKQGIEAAVGEILLFTDADCTVGPQWITTMASYFSDKTDFVIGFSEVRAVTTFERWQRTDFLAMMIAAAGVSNLGMPWSASGQNLAYRRKAYDAVGGLDPIMHRISGDDILMMNRMRQNGAGIVFAMHPGAYVQTEPVPDWSTFMRQRARWASNGPIMLRYNPWFFCYLTIIYGVCIGLIASLAAGIFFKPWLWLGGFMLVVKAIVDSAAMMIGSRQLQKKVSPTDFIYWFAVQPFYVVWSGLRGMLGIFTWK from the coding sequence ATGATCGAAATGATATTATTTATTGTAATGGGTGTTTATTTCGCGAGCTATGTATTTGGCGTGATGTGGATACTTATGGGGTTATTTTTTCCGCATCGTGTTTTTTCAAAAAAGCAACCTAATGTATCCGTGATCGTAGCTGCGCGCAATGAAGCCGATAATATTCGGTACTGCGCGGAAAGTCTAGCTGCGCAGGATTATCCCAAAGATCAATATGAAATTATATTGGTTAACGACCGATCCGAAGATCAGACATTGGCGATCATGCAAGCGTTTGTCAAAAAATTCCCAGAGCAATTTCGTATTGTATCGGTTCAGGATAAGCCTCTGGATGCGTCCGGAAAGAAATATGCTTTGAAACAAGGTATTGAAGCCGCGGTCGGAGAGATACTTTTATTTACTGATGCCGATTGTACCGTCGGCCCGCAGTGGATAACGACGATGGCGTCTTATTTTTCGGATAAAACGGATTTTGTCATAGGGTTTTCTGAAGTACGTGCAGTAACGACATTTGAACGTTGGCAACGTACGGATTTTTTAGCCATGATGATCGCGGCTGCGGGCGTGTCCAACCTGGGAATGCCGTGGTCAGCCAGCGGACAAAATCTGGCTTATCGTCGCAAGGCCTATGATGCGGTCGGCGGTTTGGATCCGATCATGCATCGCATTTCGGGGGATGATATTTTGATGATGAATCGTATGCGACAAAACGGCGCGGGTATTGTCTTTGCAATGCATCCGGGCGCTTATGTTCAGACAGAGCCGGTACCGGATTGGTCAACCTTCATGCGTCAGCGCGCTCGCTGGGCATCCAACGGACCGATCATGCTGCGATACAATCCTTGGTTTTTTTGTTATCTCACGATCATATACGGCGTCTGCATTGGACTGATCGCCAGTTTGGCGGCGGGTATTTTTTTTAAACCGTGGCTATGGCTAGGCGGATTTATGTTGGTTGTTAAAGCTATAGTGGATAGCGCGGCCATGATGATCGGATCAAGGCAATTACAAAAGAAAGTATCGCCGACGGATTTTATATATTGGTTTGCCGTCCAACCTTTTTATGTGGTATGGTCAGGCTTGCGTGGTATGCTGGGGATATTTACCTGGAAATGA
- a CDS encoding folate-binding protein YgfZ, which translates to MSIPWFKQFEKADTPKSTLHGESQPFVSYYDDPETEYRRAREQAVLIDTSFYGTLRLQGRHTLSVLHRLSTQDIQNMDSNTVQQTVLTSDRGRIMDLLRVFHGDQSTTLRISAERSATIAQWLDKYIIMDDVRINDISDSISSVFLIGPQAAQALNQIGITIPDTNVFLKEGDIIYTQCAAYPNNGFEFFGPTSVIEALCEKLLPVAQPCGRMTYETVRIEDAIPAYHFELSENYNPLEAGLISAISFTKGCYIGQEVIARLDSREKVQRQLITFKIEKEVAYADKVFLDNKEIGLITGACYSYRHHSPIARAYIKTDSLTDDATFFVMSGSEKVAAARL; encoded by the coding sequence ATGTCTATACCGTGGTTCAAACAATTTGAAAAAGCTGACACTCCGAAAAGCACGCTACACGGGGAATCGCAACCATTCGTATCGTATTATGATGATCCGGAAACCGAATACCGACGGGCGCGTGAACAAGCGGTACTTATAGACACTTCATTTTACGGAACACTCCGGCTCCAAGGCCGTCACACGCTGAGCGTACTACATCGTTTGTCTACGCAAGATATTCAAAACATGGATTCAAATACCGTACAACAAACGGTACTCACTTCCGATCGTGGTCGCATCATGGATTTATTGCGTGTATTCCACGGCGATCAGAGTACGACACTTCGCATATCGGCGGAGCGGTCAGCAACGATCGCCCAATGGCTTGATAAATACATCATCATGGACGATGTTCGGATAAATGATATTTCCGATAGCATTTCCTCTGTATTTCTTATCGGCCCCCAAGCCGCACAAGCGCTTAATCAAATAGGAATAACCATACCGGACACGAACGTATTTTTGAAGGAAGGCGATATCATCTATACACAATGTGCGGCGTATCCCAATAATGGATTTGAATTTTTTGGCCCAACCTCTGTTATCGAAGCGTTGTGCGAAAAACTACTTCCAGTGGCACAACCCTGCGGACGCATGACCTACGAAACCGTACGCATCGAAGATGCCATACCGGCGTACCATTTTGAGTTATCAGAAAACTATAATCCATTGGAAGCCGGATTGATAAGCGCCATCAGTTTTACCAAGGGGTGCTATATCGGGCAAGAAGTGATTGCACGCCTGGATAGTCGTGAAAAAGTACAACGTCAATTGATTACCTTTAAAATAGAAAAAGAAGTCGCTTATGCCGACAAAGTTTTTTTGGATAATAAAGAAATCGGTTTGATCACCGGCGCTTGTTACTCCTATCGTCACCACTCGCCCATCGCACGAGCGTATATCAAAACTGACAGCCTAACCGACGATGCCACTTTTTTCGTCATGTCGGGTTCTGAAAAAGTAGCGGCGGCACGCCTATAG
- a CDS encoding YfhO family protein: MAKLQSKERQKKSETSTATGLQIKPWQQTAISILILYALNVFLFSDIVIKGKAFSSGADNSAATAISRGMGELVKQEGDLPLWNPFMFAGMPSFASGMYGNPDATPLIKYQKYFNPSYYISLVVNLFFGNRDNAWEVATFFLAGVFMFLLARSLGFGHLIALTAAVSYMFCNFFVASMAAGHGGKVRTIAYIPLVVWSVFNFFRSRSVWTWAIMGLVLGLFFQEAAHTQIIYYAFLMLGIYCVVYLLDEFRNNLSGVIRNGLGFSAALITGLGFGALGQIALYVYSDVTMRSMGPAFAETTEMAGAGGMTFDYITMWSFHPLESVTFFIPGYFGLESPYYWGWMTFTSSAFYFGLLPMVAAVFGILYRRNTITKAMVFTALLALLIAFGKFFEPFFKLMLSILPFFEKFRVPSMILTLFIFAVTVLSCYGLDYIFNPTEEERKRRGGLEKISLYVMGGIAVLGVVSLLMPDFWSGMAGFLADGDAQRYNANQIAQLKKLRLDALNSGVIRFAVLGVIIFGALYLYMKEKIGAGLALMILLMVNITDTISLNMKTLRPVSRAATQQEFQETETIRFLHSDTTRFRVFSLLEHAQSGSPVWNYFGVESLSGYSPAKMRIYQDVIEFSMYKGPDPQFPINMNVVNMLNAKYILANGRLPEGMGFLMRKIDEAGKTLIYENKNVLPRAYFVSSVETIGERQQALLRLNSVDFDVHRSAFTDKAIKTPITPFDSAKAEITQWMTDKISISAFVDKPGFMVLSETYYPHGWKAYVDGQETEIYKTNYILRGIQVPAGQHTIEFRFEPAEYTAGIWASTISFFGVIGLLVVGGVMQYRRLQKEPKS, encoded by the coding sequence ATGGCAAAACTACAATCAAAAGAACGGCAAAAAAAATCGGAAACTTCCACCGCGACGGGACTTCAAATCAAACCCTGGCAACAAACCGCGATCAGTATTCTTATTCTCTATGCACTCAATGTATTTCTTTTTAGTGATATTGTGATCAAAGGGAAAGCCTTTTCGAGCGGTGCGGATAATTCAGCGGCTACAGCGATCTCCCGCGGTATGGGCGAATTGGTCAAGCAAGAAGGTGATCTTCCGCTATGGAATCCCTTTATGTTTGCGGGCATGCCCAGTTTTGCCAGCGGTATGTACGGCAACCCTGACGCTACCCCACTGATCAAGTATCAGAAGTATTTTAACCCTTCGTATTATATTAGTTTGGTCGTTAATTTGTTTTTTGGTAACCGCGATAATGCGTGGGAAGTGGCGACGTTTTTTCTTGCCGGTGTATTTATGTTTTTACTGGCACGCAGTCTTGGATTTGGCCATTTAATAGCACTAACGGCGGCCGTTAGTTATATGTTTTGCAATTTTTTTGTCGCCTCGATGGCGGCCGGCCACGGCGGAAAAGTTCGTACGATCGCTTACATTCCGCTGGTCGTGTGGAGTGTTTTTAATTTTTTTCGAAGCCGTAGCGTATGGACGTGGGCGATCATGGGACTTGTTCTGGGGTTATTTTTTCAGGAAGCGGCGCACACGCAAATCATTTATTATGCTTTTCTGATGCTGGGTATTTATTGCGTCGTTTATCTTCTGGACGAATTTCGTAACAATCTGTCGGGCGTGATTCGAAACGGTTTGGGCTTCTCCGCCGCGCTGATAACCGGCTTGGGGTTTGGCGCGCTTGGCCAAATTGCACTGTATGTGTATTCCGATGTTACGATGCGGAGTATGGGGCCGGCATTTGCCGAAACTACGGAAATGGCCGGTGCCGGTGGTATGACATTTGACTATATCACGATGTGGTCATTTCATCCGCTGGAATCCGTTACATTTTTTATACCGGGCTACTTTGGACTTGAAAGCCCGTATTATTGGGGTTGGATGACGTTTACTTCGTCGGCTTTTTATTTTGGTTTGCTGCCGATGGTGGCCGCAGTTTTTGGAATTTTGTATCGACGCAATACGATCACTAAAGCGATGGTATTTACGGCGTTGCTGGCCTTGCTTATCGCATTCGGGAAATTCTTTGAACCATTTTTCAAACTTATGCTTTCGATCTTGCCGTTTTTCGAAAAGTTCCGTGTTCCATCCATGATTCTCACGCTTTTTATTTTTGCTGTAACCGTACTGTCGTGCTACGGTTTGGATTATATTTTTAATCCGACGGAAGAGGAACGCAAACGCAGAGGCGGTTTAGAAAAAATTTCACTCTATGTCATGGGTGGAATTGCTGTGCTGGGTGTAGTTTCATTATTGATGCCCGATTTCTGGTCCGGTATGGCCGGTTTTTTGGCCGACGGCGATGCGCAGCGATATAATGCCAATCAGATCGCACAATTAAAAAAATTGCGTTTGGATGCACTCAATAGCGGTGTAATTCGATTTGCCGTGCTGGGTGTGATCATATTCGGCGCGTTATATCTTTATATGAAGGAAAAAATCGGTGCCGGCTTGGCATTGATGATTCTGCTTATGGTGAATATCACAGATACGATCAGTCTCAACATGAAAACGCTCCGTCCGGTTTCGCGCGCAGCTACGCAACAGGAATTTCAGGAGACGGAAACCATTCGTTTTCTTCACTCGGATACGACGCGGTTTCGCGTTTTTTCTTTGCTCGAGCACGCCCAATCGGGATCGCCGGTGTGGAATTATTTTGGTGTTGAAAGTCTGAGCGGGTATAGCCCTGCTAAAATGCGTATCTATCAGGATGTCATCGAATTTTCGATGTACAAAGGTCCGGATCCGCAGTTTCCGATTAATATGAATGTAGTCAACATGCTCAACGCTAAATACATTTTAGCCAACGGACGTTTGCCGGAAGGTATGGGTTTTCTGATGCGCAAAATAGATGAAGCGGGGAAAACACTCATTTATGAAAATAAAAACGTTTTACCGCGTGCCTATTTTGTTTCATCCGTAGAAACGATCGGCGAACGCCAGCAAGCCTTGCTGCGCCTTAACAGTGTTGACTTTGATGTGCATCGCTCGGCATTTACAGACAAAGCGATCAAAACGCCGATAACGCCGTTTGATTCGGCTAAAGCGGAGATAACGCAATGGATGACGGACAAAATTTCGATTTCAGCGTTTGTAGATAAACCGGGATTTATGGTGTTGAGCGAAACATATTATCCGCATGGCTGGAAAGCTTATGTGGACGGACAGGAGACGGAGATTTATAAAACAAATTATATTCTGCGCGGCATTCAGGTACCGGCGGGACAACATACGATCGAATTTAGATTTGAACCGGCTGAATATACGGCCGGCATTTGGGCCAGCACGATTTCATTTTTTGGTGTGATCGGATTATTAGTAGTCGGCGGAGTTATGCAATATCGCCGACTGCAAAAAGAGCCGAAATCTTGA
- a CDS encoding penicillin acylase family protein codes for MKIWVRRTLFGLTALLLVLTGLVLFGYFAARKSLPQTEGQLSLRGLSAPVTVYRDEFAVPHIDASGETDLMRATGYVQAQDRLWQMDLLRRIAEGRLSERFGTKTLSVDKALRTIGFMRMATMLKDSLPPDVMSLLQAYADGVNAFIEENKGNYPPEFTLIDFTPEAWKPEHSIALSRLLGWQLSMGWHVDVTYDRILDTVGFAKLQEILPRFPADAPTIVPMVPPDYNAKSILNGISENTYREEHFRPAPKAAAAELRHFADALYEVKKIIGIEGFSVGSNNWVVSGARSVSGKPLLANDPHLGHAMPPTWYEMHLRGGRLDVAGFTLPGVPLIVLGNNNRIAWGFTNVMMDDADFYREQIRDSMYYFNGAWRKLEWAEEKIVIYDSTDVVFRIPMTHRGPIVQGFYANVSGSEAISVRWSGYEATREVEAMLGMNIAQDWTGFRKAASEFKIPAQNIVYADVDGHIAYQCVGNIPLRRNGNGISILDGSVLQNDWAGYLPFESNPYRLDPPEGFIASANNKTAGDWFPYFISNYWEHPSRIKRIHDFMNGQEKFSSADFQKFQNDFYSYHALEVIPYILEACSKDSNFTKQDLEHVSNYRYNESYLFLKHWDGRMHADSRGAAIFNVFFRRLTRNLYSDEMGDDLYRDFVKLTNIPTRVTTQLLQLPKSAWWDNVRTRDIEDRDAILRITMTETVDELTADLGSEPGGWAWGKIHHVEFEHFVGRQKPLNYLFNVGPFAVGGNTTTINNTEFNYSDSTYKAVIGASMRRIVDLADIQHPKTVLTVGQSGQPFSLHNDDQVRMWLDGQYKILNLDWGALRNNPSHHRLILMPPNAK; via the coding sequence ATGAAAATTTGGGTTCGCCGTACGCTATTTGGTTTAACCGCATTGTTACTGGTTCTGACAGGGCTTGTACTTTTCGGTTATTTTGCTGCGCGCAAAAGTTTACCGCAGACCGAGGGGCAGCTTTCACTCAGAGGATTGTCGGCACCGGTGACTGTTTACCGTGATGAATTTGCCGTACCGCATATTGATGCGTCTGGCGAAACAGACCTGATGCGGGCGACGGGTTATGTGCAAGCGCAGGATCGTTTGTGGCAAATGGATTTGCTCCGTCGTATTGCCGAAGGACGCTTGAGCGAACGTTTTGGTACAAAAACCTTAAGCGTAGATAAAGCGCTGCGTACTATAGGTTTTATGCGTATGGCGACCATGCTCAAAGACAGTTTGCCGCCCGATGTTATGTCGCTTTTACAGGCTTACGCGGATGGCGTGAATGCCTTTATAGAAGAAAATAAGGGGAACTATCCTCCGGAATTTACACTGATTGATTTTACCCCGGAGGCGTGGAAGCCTGAGCATTCGATCGCGCTGTCACGACTACTTGGTTGGCAGCTGAGCATGGGATGGCATGTGGATGTCACATACGATCGTATTTTGGATACGGTTGGTTTTGCTAAATTGCAGGAGATTCTTCCGCGTTTTCCGGCAGATGCACCGACTATCGTACCAATGGTTCCACCTGATTACAATGCTAAATCCATTTTGAATGGCATTTCAGAAAACACATATCGTGAAGAACATTTTCGCCCCGCTCCAAAAGCCGCAGCGGCGGAACTGCGCCATTTTGCCGATGCCCTATATGAAGTTAAAAAGATCATCGGCATCGAAGGATTTAGTGTAGGAAGCAATAATTGGGTTGTATCCGGCGCACGGTCAGTTTCCGGTAAACCGTTACTGGCCAATGATCCGCACCTGGGGCACGCGATGCCGCCGACTTGGTATGAGATGCATCTGCGCGGAGGAAGATTGGATGTAGCCGGTTTCACGCTGCCCGGTGTGCCGCTTATCGTTTTAGGGAATAACAATCGGATAGCCTGGGGTTTTACCAATGTGATGATGGATGATGCAGACTTTTACCGTGAGCAGATCCGTGACAGCATGTATTATTTCAACGGCGCTTGGCGTAAGCTCGAATGGGCGGAAGAAAAAATTGTGATTTATGATTCGACCGATGTTGTATTCCGCATTCCGATGACACACCGTGGGCCGATCGTACAAGGGTTTTATGCCAATGTTTCGGGTAGCGAAGCGATTTCGGTGCGATGGAGCGGATATGAAGCCACGCGGGAAGTAGAGGCGATGCTGGGAATGAATATCGCGCAGGATTGGACCGGTTTTCGCAAAGCCGCTTCCGAATTTAAAATACCGGCGCAAAATATCGTGTATGCAGATGTGGACGGACATATTGCGTATCAATGTGTGGGGAACATTCCATTGCGGCGCAATGGTAACGGCATTTCTATTTTGGACGGAAGCGTATTACAGAATGATTGGGCCGGTTATTTACCTTTTGAATCGAATCCATACCGACTTGACCCGCCCGAAGGTTTTATTGCCAGTGCTAATAACAAAACGGCCGGCGATTGGTTCCCGTATTTCATCTCCAATTATTGGGAGCATCCGTCGCGCATCAAACGCATTCATGATTTTATGAATGGGCAGGAAAAATTTAGTTCTGCCGATTTCCAAAAATTTCAAAATGACTTTTATTCGTATCACGCATTAGAAGTGATTCCGTATATCCTTGAAGCGTGCAGTAAGGATTCGAATTTTACAAAACAAGATCTTGAGCATGTATCCAATTATCGCTATAACGAATCGTATTTATTTCTGAAGCATTGGGATGGTCGTATGCATGCGGACAGCCGGGGTGCGGCAATTTTTAATGTTTTTTTCAGGCGATTGACGCGCAACCTCTATTCGGATGAAATGGGGGATGATCTGTATCGCGATTTTGTAAAATTGACGAATATTCCAACACGGGTGACAACGCAACTCCTGCAACTTCCAAAGTCAGCATGGTGGGATAATGTACGAACCCGCGACATAGAAGACCGCGATGCCATACTTCGTATTACGATGACGGAAACGGTGGATGAATTAACGGCCGATTTGGGCAGCGAGCCCGGCGGATGGGCGTGGGGTAAAATTCATCATGTTGAATTTGAACATTTCGTAGGGCGACAGAAGCCATTGAATTATCTTTTTAATGTCGGTCCGTTTGCGGTCGGCGGTAATACTACGACTATCAATAATACCGAATTTAATTACAGTGACTCCACCTACAAAGCCGTGATCGGTGCGAGTATGCGCCGCATCGTAGATCTTGCCGATATACAGCATCCGAAAACGGTCTTGACCGTCGGACAAAGCGGCCAACCGTTTAGTCTCCACAACGATGATCAGGTTCGTATGTGGCTTGACGGGCAGTATAAGATACTCAATTTGGATTGGGGCGCTCTGCGCAATAACCCGTCGCATCACCGGCTGATATTGATGCCTCCGAATGCAAAATAA
- a CDS encoding 2-C-methyl-D-erythritol 2,4-cyclodiphosphate synthase, with protein MDIRIGQGYDVHRLAEGRKMILGGVEIPADKGPLGHSDADVLLHAICDALLGAIGLGDIGKHFPDTDQAYKNISSLILLEKVYALITERNYRVGNVDATLVLQKPKIAPHVPAMKKNIAAVLHVEEERVSIKATTSEELGFVGAGDGVVAYAVALVFKS; from the coding sequence ATGGATATTCGTATAGGACAAGGTTACGATGTGCATCGGCTTGCGGAAGGCCGTAAGATGATATTGGGCGGAGTGGAAATTCCTGCGGACAAAGGCCCTTTGGGGCACTCGGATGCGGATGTACTGCTGCATGCGATCTGCGATGCGCTTTTGGGGGCTATCGGCCTCGGCGACATCGGTAAACATTTCCCGGACACCGATCAAGCCTACAAAAATATTTCCAGCCTTATTTTACTTGAAAAAGTTTACGCGTTGATCACCGAGCGAAATTATCGCGTAGGAAATGTGGATGCGACATTAGTTTTACAGAAACCTAAAATTGCGCCGCATGTGCCGGCTATGAAAAAAAACATAGCTGCGGTTTTGCATGTCGAAGAGGAACGGGTGTCAATCAAAGCCACGACCTCGGAAGAACTTGGGTTTGTCGGTGCAGGTGACGGAGTTGTAGCGTATGCCGTCGCGTTGGTTTTTAAATCCTGA
- the glgC gene encoding glucose-1-phosphate adenylyltransferase: MTPISSSLFRKTLAIILAGGQGERLYPLTKDRSKPAVPFGGKYRIIDFALSNAINSGFRKIYLITQYKSQSLDTHIREGWSFLNGELGEYIYCIPPQFRTANHWYQGTADAVFQNLHVLQDDKPEYVIILSGDHIYKMDYLKMLQYHIAKQADLTIAGIEFQRDQAHQFGVMVVNEDNDIIEFQEKPKEPKPLPNKPDFCYVNMGIYIFSADAMAHVLVDDAKLKDSAHDFGKNVIPSMLGKYKVTAYNFEDENKAGQPYWRDIGTLDSYFDTSMDLISVSPTFNLYDIDWPIRTYQGQYPPAKNVFSEPQEGGRMGVALDSIVSGGVIISGGRVTRSLLSPNVRIHSYSSVDESILFNNVSVGRNSKIKRAIIDKNVVIPENSEIGYNLEEDKKRFFVTPSGIVVISKNQRI, encoded by the coding sequence ATGACGCCGATTTCATCATCGCTTTTCCGCAAGACCCTCGCTATTATTTTGGCCGGCGGTCAAGGCGAACGTCTATATCCTCTCACCAAAGATCGCTCCAAACCTGCTGTCCCGTTTGGCGGGAAATACCGCATCATTGATTTTGCACTCAGTAACGCGATCAATTCCGGTTTTCGTAAAATATATCTGATTACCCAATACAAATCGCAATCGCTCGATACGCATATCCGCGAAGGCTGGAGTTTTCTCAACGGGGAACTCGGTGAATATATTTACTGCATTCCGCCGCAATTTCGTACGGCCAATCACTGGTATCAGGGCACGGCCGATGCCGTATTTCAAAATCTTCATGTGCTGCAAGATGATAAACCGGAATATGTGATCATTCTCTCCGGTGATCACATTTACAAGATGGATTATCTCAAAATGCTTCAGTACCACATTGCCAAACAAGCCGATCTGACCATTGCCGGGATCGAATTTCAACGCGATCAAGCCCATCAGTTTGGCGTGATGGTGGTCAATGAGGACAATGATATCATCGAATTCCAGGAAAAACCCAAAGAACCCAAACCGCTTCCGAACAAACCTGATTTCTGTTACGTCAATATGGGTATTTATATTTTTAGCGCCGATGCGATGGCACACGTTTTGGTAGATGATGCCAAACTAAAAGATTCGGCCCACGACTTCGGTAAAAATGTCATTCCTTCCATGCTCGGTAAATACAAAGTGACAGCCTATAATTTTGAAGACGAGAATAAGGCCGGTCAACCCTATTGGCGCGACATCGGTACACTGGATAGTTATTTTGATACAAGCATGGACTTGATTTCCGTTTCACCGACATTCAACCTGTACGACATAGACTGGCCGATACGCACATACCAGGGACAATACCCGCCGGCTAAAAATGTGTTTTCCGAACCGCAAGAAGGCGGACGTATGGGCGTGGCGCTTGATTCGATCGTTTCGGGCGGCGTGATTATTTCCGGCGGTCGTGTAACACGATCCTTGCTTTCACCCAATGTCCGTATCCACAGTTATTCGAGCGTCGACGAATCCATTCTTTTCAATAATGTCAGCGTCGGGCGCAATTCGAAAATCAAACGTGCGATCATAGACAAAAATGTCGTCATCCCGGAGAATTCGGAAATCGGCTACAATCTTGAAGAGGATAAAAAACGATTTTTTGTGACGCCATCAGGCATCGTCGTGATATCAAAAAATCAACGAATCTGA